One genomic segment of Luteimonas galliterrae includes these proteins:
- the rocF gene encoding arginase translates to MSRTYPPVSLIGAPTDIGAGHRGASMGPEAMRIAGLGEALIARGIDVVDRGDVTGPRNPWLPPVDGYRHLNEVVAWNRAVMEALSAEFRAGRMPILLGGDHCLAIGSLSAVARHCRETGKKLRVLWLDAHSDFNTHEVTPSGNIHGMPVACACGLGPDALTGLGGHVPAMRPDQIRQIGIRSVDPPEKKLIQQYGLDVYDMRYIDEVGMKRTMEAALDGVGADTHLHVSFDVDFLDPSIAPGVGTTVPGGPNYREAQLVMEMIADSGRMGSLDIMELNPALDSHNRTAELAVDLVESLFGKSTLMRD, encoded by the coding sequence ATGAGCCGCACCTATCCACCGGTATCCCTGATCGGCGCCCCGACCGACATCGGCGCCGGGCACCGCGGCGCGAGCATGGGCCCGGAAGCGATGCGCATCGCCGGCCTGGGCGAGGCGCTGATCGCGCGCGGCATCGACGTGGTCGACCGCGGCGACGTGACCGGACCGCGCAATCCCTGGCTGCCGCCGGTGGACGGGTATCGCCATCTCAACGAAGTGGTGGCCTGGAACCGCGCCGTGATGGAGGCGCTGAGCGCCGAATTCCGCGCCGGACGCATGCCGATCCTGCTGGGCGGCGACCATTGCCTGGCGATCGGATCGCTGAGCGCGGTGGCGCGCCATTGCCGCGAAACCGGGAAGAAATTGCGCGTGCTCTGGCTGGATGCGCATTCGGATTTCAATACGCACGAAGTTACGCCGTCCGGAAATATCCACGGCATGCCGGTGGCCTGCGCCTGCGGGCTCGGCCCGGACGCGCTGACCGGCCTGGGCGGACACGTGCCGGCGATGCGGCCCGACCAGATCCGCCAGATCGGCATCCGTTCGGTCGATCCGCCGGAGAAGAAACTGATCCAGCAGTACGGGTTGGATGTGTACGACATGCGCTACATCGACGAAGTCGGCATGAAGCGCACGATGGAAGCCGCGCTCGACGGCGTCGGTGCCGATACGCACTTGCACGTCAGCTTCGACGTCGACTTCCTCGATCCGAGCATCGCGCCGGGCGTAGGCACCACGGTGCCCGGCGGTCCGAATTACCGCGAGGCGCAGTTGGTCATGGAGATGATCGCCGACAGCGGACGCATGGGTTCGCTCGACATCATGGAACTCAATCCGGCGCTGGACAGCCATAACCGCACCGCCGAACTGGCGGTGGATCTGGTCGAGAGCCTGTTCGGAAAATCGACGCTGATGCGCGACTGA
- a CDS encoding type III pantothenate kinase, with the protein MNRRWLFDLGNTRLKFAPLLDGGVLGDVVAVAHDNGDFAVEVAQALPREGAVAYLASVASPAMTAVLRDALSARFGHIVVARTASQFAGLRIAYADPDKLGVDRFLALLAAHARVAGASLVVGVGTALTIDLLDGAGLHHGGRIAPSPALMRAALHQRARQLPESGGAYAEFADDTQSALASGCEGAAIALIERSHAAAARQLGAPPGMLLHGGGAPALAAHLPRAELASHLVLRGLAHWAARAEAE; encoded by the coding sequence ATGAACCGGCGCTGGCTGTTCGATCTGGGCAACACGCGGCTGAAATTCGCGCCCCTGCTCGATGGCGGCGTACTGGGCGACGTGGTCGCCGTGGCGCACGACAACGGCGACTTCGCCGTGGAAGTCGCGCAGGCCCTTCCGCGCGAAGGCGCGGTGGCGTACCTGGCCAGCGTCGCGTCGCCCGCCATGACCGCGGTGTTGCGCGACGCGTTGTCCGCCCGTTTCGGACACATCGTGGTCGCGCGCACGGCTTCGCAATTCGCCGGTCTGCGCATCGCCTATGCCGATCCGGACAAACTTGGCGTCGACCGCTTCCTGGCCTTGCTCGCGGCGCATGCGCGCGTCGCCGGCGCATCGCTGGTGGTCGGCGTCGGCACGGCGTTGACGATCGATTTGCTCGACGGCGCGGGGCTGCACCACGGCGGCCGCATCGCGCCGTCGCCGGCATTGATGCGCGCGGCCTTGCACCAGCGCGCTCGGCAGTTGCCGGAAAGCGGCGGCGCCTACGCCGAGTTCGCCGACGATACGCAGTCCGCGCTGGCCTCGGGTTGCGAAGGCGCGGCGATCGCCCTGATCGAACGCAGTCACGCGGCCGCGGCGCGGCAGTTGGGCGCACCGCCCGGCATGTTGCTGCATGGCGGCGGCGCGCCCGCTCTCGCCGCGCATCTGCCGCGGGCCGAGCTGGCGTCGCACCTGGTGCTGCGCGGTCTCGCGCACTGGGCGGCCCGTGCAGAGGCCGAATAA
- a CDS encoding SPOR domain-containing protein → MFARALIVLLIAINVGVAMWWLLRGEPPAPPAFAQPAGVPRLQLLSEAKPLAAAPAPTAPVPVVAAPAPVAPNQCFSLGPFATSTTLREASAKLRPQVVRLSARETTPANARGYTVLMPSLATRELAQAAAERIKAAGFDDYLLINEGADANGIALGRYGSQESAQRRQAALQAAGFAAEIRPIGDAGPAWLDIEARAGLDLAKLRTDAGAAQAQPLDCASLR, encoded by the coding sequence ATGTTCGCGCGCGCCCTGATCGTCCTGTTGATCGCCATCAACGTCGGCGTCGCCATGTGGTGGCTGCTGCGCGGCGAACCGCCCGCGCCACCGGCTTTCGCGCAGCCTGCAGGCGTGCCGCGGTTGCAACTGCTCTCGGAAGCCAAGCCATTGGCCGCCGCACCGGCTCCGACAGCGCCAGTACCCGTCGTGGCTGCCCCAGCGCCGGTCGCTCCGAACCAATGCTTCAGCCTGGGTCCTTTCGCCACGTCCACCACGCTGCGCGAAGCCAGCGCGAAGCTGCGGCCCCAGGTCGTGCGCCTGAGCGCGCGCGAGACCACGCCCGCGAATGCGCGCGGCTACACCGTGCTGATGCCGTCGCTGGCCACGCGCGAGTTGGCCCAGGCCGCTGCGGAGAGAATCAAGGCGGCGGGTTTCGACGACTACCTGCTGATCAACGAGGGCGCCGACGCCAACGGCATTGCGCTCGGCCGCTACGGGTCGCAGGAATCCGCGCAGCGCCGGCAGGCGGCGCTGCAGGCGGCCGGGTTCGCCGCGGAAATAAGGCCGATCGGCGACGCCGGGCCGGCCTGGCTCGATATCGAAGCGCGCGCAGGCCTGGACCTGGCCAAACTGCGCACCGATGCGGGCGCCGCGCAGGCGCAGCCGCTGGATTGCGCCAGCTTGCGCTGA
- a CDS encoding zinc-dependent peptidase: MRKLLQRLRPSPPELDPALWAAVRLDAPWIAALDEDRAARLRALTARFLHQKTITPLAGLALDPAQRALLAALCCLPLLEFGIQGLRGWSQLLVYPDAFRVNRTHVDAAGVMHEWDDELIGEAWESGPVILSWADVQADLAKPDAGFCVAAHEIAHKLDALDGLLDGTPPLPRDWQRQWAHDFQAAYDALCAQVLSGRETAIDDYAAEAPEEFFAVASEYHFSAPALLRESMPQVAAHLTRFYGPSPFASAL; encoded by the coding sequence ATGCGCAAACTCCTGCAACGCCTGCGGCCTTCGCCGCCCGAACTCGATCCTGCGCTTTGGGCGGCCGTACGCCTCGACGCGCCTTGGATAGCCGCGCTGGATGAAGACCGCGCCGCGCGCCTGCGCGCATTGACCGCGCGTTTCCTGCACCAGAAAACCATTACGCCGCTGGCCGGGCTCGCGCTCGATCCGGCGCAGCGCGCGCTGCTCGCGGCGCTGTGCTGCCTGCCTCTGCTCGAATTCGGCATCCAGGGCCTGCGCGGCTGGTCGCAGCTGTTGGTGTATCCGGATGCGTTCCGCGTCAACCGCACCCATGTCGATGCCGCTGGCGTGATGCACGAATGGGACGACGAGCTGATCGGCGAAGCCTGGGAATCGGGGCCGGTGATCCTGTCCTGGGCGGACGTGCAGGCCGATCTGGCCAAGCCCGACGCGGGCTTCTGCGTCGCTGCGCACGAGATCGCGCACAAGCTCGACGCGCTGGACGGCCTGCTCGACGGCACGCCGCCGTTGCCGCGCGATTGGCAGCGGCAATGGGCGCACGACTTCCAGGCCGCTTACGACGCGTTGTGCGCGCAGGTCCTGTCGGGACGCGAAACTGCGATCGACGATTATGCCGCCGAGGCGCCGGAGGAATTCTTCGCCGTCGCCAGCGAATACCATTTTTCTGCGCCTGCGTTGCTGCGCGAATCGATGCCGCAGGTAGCCGCGCACTTGACGCGCTTCTACGGCCCTTCCCCCTTCGCTTCCGCGCTGTAG
- the birA gene encoding bifunctional biotin--[acetyl-CoA-carboxylase] ligase/biotin operon repressor BirA, whose protein sequence is MNERDLLAHLIAGPLSGDALAEASGLTRAAIWKKVQALREAGVAIDAQAGRGYALAQPLQLLDATAILASIAPAQRARIASLDVAWSIDSSNSELLRRDTPAQGSAVLLAERQTGGRGRRGRAWASPLAANLYLSLSRHFGGGLARLGGLSLVAGVAAADALHALGYREARLKWPNDLLIGARKLGGILVEGGGENAGPVRAVIGLGLNVRMPAAGADNIDQPWIDLAAIDGDQIRASRNDLAAALLTQLLPAFDLFDAEGLAPFLPRYAAYDALAGNEVSVSIGDASHRGTALGIAQDGALRVGLRDGERLFHSGEVSVRALTPARAGGSAP, encoded by the coding sequence ATGAACGAGCGCGACTTGCTGGCGCACCTGATCGCCGGGCCGCTATCGGGCGATGCGCTCGCCGAAGCGTCGGGCCTCACCCGCGCGGCGATCTGGAAAAAGGTGCAGGCGCTGCGCGAAGCCGGCGTCGCGATAGACGCGCAGGCAGGGCGCGGCTATGCCCTGGCGCAACCGCTGCAGTTGCTCGATGCGACGGCGATCCTGGCAAGCATCGCGCCCGCGCAACGCGCGCGAATCGCCTCGCTGGACGTGGCCTGGAGCATCGACTCCAGCAATTCCGAACTGCTTCGCCGCGACACGCCCGCGCAAGGCAGCGCCGTGCTGCTGGCCGAACGCCAGACCGGCGGCCGCGGTCGTCGCGGCCGCGCCTGGGCGTCGCCGTTGGCCGCGAACCTGTACTTGTCGCTGTCGCGCCATTTCGGCGGCGGCTTGGCGCGCCTGGGCGGCCTGAGCCTGGTGGCGGGCGTGGCGGCCGCCGACGCGCTGCATGCGCTCGGTTACCGCGAAGCGCGCCTGAAATGGCCCAACGACCTCTTGATCGGAGCGCGCAAGCTCGGGGGCATTCTGGTCGAAGGCGGCGGCGAAAATGCCGGACCGGTGCGCGCCGTGATCGGATTGGGCTTGAATGTGCGCATGCCCGCAGCGGGCGCGGACAACATCGACCAGCCCTGGATCGACCTGGCGGCAATCGACGGCGACCAGATCCGCGCCTCGCGCAACGACCTGGCCGCCGCCTTGCTGACGCAACTGCTGCCTGCATTCGACCTTTTCGATGCGGAAGGCCTGGCGCCGTTCCTGCCACGCTACGCCGCCTACGATGCGTTGGCCGGAAACGAGGTGTCGGTGTCGATCGGCGACGCCTCGCATCGCGGCACCGCGCTCGGGATCGCGCAGGACGGCGCGCTGCGGGTAGGCTTGCGCGATGGCGAACGTCTCTTCCATTCCGGCGAGGTCAGCGTGAGGGCGCTCACGCCGGCGCGCGCCGGCGGGTCCGCGCCATGA